The window GGTTCCTGGGTCAGATAGGCGATTTTATAGGTATTTTTTGTATGAAAAGGTGATACATCTCCGTCAAAACCGATACGACCTGACAGAACATCCAGCAAAGTCGTCTTTCCTGTACCATTGACACCAATAATTCCGATACGGTCACCTTGGTGGATGATAAACGAAAGGTCTGCAAAAACCGTCTTATCACCAACAGACTTGGTCAAGTGTTCAACGATAAAATCACTCATTATCTAATCTCCCTTTTACAAACGCCATAATAGCTTTCTCTTCGTTTTCCAGCTGTCCTTCCACAATCTGGAATTCCACCTCTTTGAGCAAATTGCCTAAGACTGGACCTGGTTTGAGGTCAAATGCCTTCATCAGATGTCCTCCATTGACAACAATTTCATGCTTGTCATGGATAGTCAAGGCTTGGTCAATGCGGTCAATTCCCTCAAAATCTGTGACAAGACCTTGTGCCTGACGGAGTTCCTCTACCAAGTACAAGAATTCTTTGCCATACTTGAAACAGATTTGTTTGGTAACAGGTCCTGCTTGGCGAAGCTGATAAATCTCTACCAACTTGATTACAGTGCGTTGGAAATCATTACTGGTTTTCCATTTTTTCAGGAAGGACTTGATGTTATCAATACCTAGGCAGACAAAGAGCATGGCCCAGGCTTGTTCAGAAGTTGAAAATTGGAAATCTTCTGCCAGACTGGTCAACATGCTTTCAAGCTTTTCTCCCTTGTCTGCTAGGTCAGGCAAGAAATTGTAGGCCTTGGAATCAATCAGAGCACGCAAGCCTTTTCGCCAAAAATCCGCCATCAAGAGTTTATCAAACTCGATAAAGCTACGTTCCACCGAGATTTTTTCCAACAGTGGTGCCGTTTCCACCATAGCTGTGAAGGTCGTCGGCTCAATCTCAAAATCCAAGGTCGCCGCAAAGCGAAATCCACGCATGATACGGAGAGCATCTTCGTTGAAACGCTCAGCCGGGATGCCAACAGCACGCAAGGTGCGGTTATCTAAGTCAGTCATCCCATCAAAGAGATCAACGATTTGAGCCTCTTCATCAAGGGCAAAAGCATTAACCGTGAAGTCGCGACGTTTGAGATCCTCTTCCAAGGAACGCACAAAAGAAACCTGACTGGGACGACGATAATCTACATACTCTTCCTCTGTCCGAAAAGTGGTGATTTCATACTCTTTTCCGCCTTCCAAGACTAGGACAGTTCCATGCTCAATCCCCACATCAATAGTCCGCGGGAAGATTTGCTTGGTTTCTTGCGGATAGCTGGAAGTGGCAATGTCGACATCATGAATAGGTCTGCCCAGAATGGCATCCCGTACTGAACCGCCAACAAAATAAGCCTCGTAACCAGCTACTTTAATTTTCTCTAAAATCGGCAAAGCCTCCTGAAATTCAGAAGGCAGATTGGTTAATTTCATAGTAAGTGTTCCAAACCATATACGAGTTGTGAGCGTTTGACTACCTCTTTAATGCCGAGGTTGACACCGCCCATAAAGGAAATACGATCGTAAGAGTCATGACGAATGGTCAAGCCTTCACCTTGCGCACCAAAAATCACTTCCTGATGGGCAACAAGGCCTGGCAAGCGTACTGAGTGGATACGGAAGCCGTCAAATGCTGCACCGCGAGCACCAGCAATCAGTTCTTCTTCATCCGCTGCCCCTTGAACTTGTGACTGACGGACTTGGGAAATGAGTTCGGCCGTTTTGACAGCCGTACCACTCGGTGCATCCTTCTTCTTGTCATGGTGCAATTCGATGATTTCAAGATTTGGGAAATACTTGGCTGCCTGTGCTGCAAATTGCATAAGCAAGATGGCTCCAATCGCAAAGTTAGGAGCAATCAAGCCTCCCAAGCCCTTCTCAGCAGACAAGGTTGTCAATTCCTCAATTTCTTCAGGGGTAAATCCCGTTGTTCCAACCACAGGAGCAAAACCGTTTTCCAAGGCAAAACGAGTGTTTTCATAGGCAAATTTTGGCGTTGTAAAATCCACCCAGACATGAGCGTCTAGGCCAGCCACTTCTTCTTTTGTCTTGAAAACAGGAACACCATCTACTTCTGTTTCTATCGCAAATGGATCCACCAAGGCAGCCAGAGTCAGTTCTGCATCACCCTTGACCATCTCAACAGCCGTTGAGCCCATTTTCCCTTTAAAACCTGCGATAATTACCTTAATTGTCATGCAAACTCCTATTCAATGATGGGAGAAATACCAAAGGCCACTGCCCCTTCTCCCAAATGCGTACCAATGACTGAACCAAATGATACAATTGGCAAATCACTACCCACTCCGGCTTCTTCTAACTGTTGTTTAAAGTTTTCAGCTTTTTCAGGCGCATTGGCATGAATGATGGCAATTTGGTAGTGACCATTTTTCGTTTGTTCTTGAAGAATTTCTAACAAGCGCTTGATAGCCTTTTTCTCAGTCCGAACTTTTTCATAAACTTCAATCTTACCTTCATCTGTGAAGTATAAAATTGGCTTGATACTCAAGAGATTACCTAACAAGGCTGCACCATTAGACAGGCGACCACCTTTTACTAGGTGATTAAGGTCATCGACCATAATAAAGGCTGTGGTCTTGCCAATTTCTTGGTTCAATTTGCCAATAATTTCTTCAAAGCTCTGACCTTCATCGGCCCATTTGAGTACATTTTCAACCATCATACCTAAAGGTGCTGAAGTTATTTTTGTATCTGGGAAGGTAACCGTCAGGCCTTCATATTCTTCTGCCAGATACTGGATATTTTGGTAAAAACCGGAAATACCTGACGATAAGAACAAGCCTAGCGCGTGCGTATAGCCTTTTTCTTTCAAACTTGTCAAAATATCGTCTAACTCCATCAAACTTGGTTGGCTGGTCTTTGGTAAATCCTTTGATGAGGCCATTTTTTGATAAAATTCCTCAACGGTCAAATTTTGACCTTCGATATAATTGACACCATCAATGTTAACTGGAATATTTAAGACAAACAAGTCCTCGCGTTCTATCCCTAAAACAGCCGATGAGTCCGTAATAACTGCTAATTTCATATTAAAACTCCAAATTTACACCTGGTGCATCAAAAGCAATTTCTGTAACATCATAGGTCATGCGTTTCAACATATCCAATAGTGGCTCAACTAATGTCCGTTTTTCTTCCTCTGTAAATTCTGTCGGTTCATTGACGTAACGACCCTGAAGATGAACGGCTTGGCTCATAGCACCAGAAATAACAAAATGGTTCAAAACAATGATGAAACGCAAAATAGTAATCATTGATGTTTTATTTTCTTCTTCATTGCGTTCAAGTAGTTGGAAATCAACATTTAATTTCGTTTCTGGAACCCCATTTTCCTTTTCCCAAGCATGATTGCGGGCATCAAAGTGATACTGATTGACAAATTCTTTTTCGCGAATGATTTCCATGTCTAATTTCTCCTATAAACAATACTATGCTTATTATATCACAGTTCAAGGGAGAATTGGGAAAAAATAAAAGGAAGAAGGCGAAAATACTATCTTTCAACTTCTTCCCAAAAGGTAATGAGAATTGACCTCGGTCAATCTGTAAATATGGAGGAGGTAAAACTATCCGTTAATCCGACATAGGCTTTCAAAATAGCATCTTTCAAACCTTGGCGATTAAATCCTGCTTGCTTATTCTTAGCGGCCTGATAATCTTTATCAACTGCCTCCGCCATCAGCCTACTCAGCGTTTCAATATTATCTATTGTTTCAGTCTGACCATTGAAGCTAATCGTGATGGCTTTCAGTCTATCCTTCTTATCCCAGCGTTCTTTATACATAGCTTTTTTGAAGCTTGCATAATCCGTAAATTGTCCAGCAAATATTTTTTCAAAAATAAACTGATCAGATAGTAGACGACCTGCCGCCTCTGCTTCCGCTTTTAGCTTGTCTGTTGCATAAGGAATAAAGCCTTCTTCCCAACCTTTTGCTGCTAATAGCTCCAAGGCCGTCTTACGGAATTGTAAACCACCAACAGTACCACTATTATTTTGCAAGCCTGCATAAATTGGATAATAGAGCGGTACGAAATAATAGTTCTTCAAATTTTCGCGTAAATAGTCTTGTTCCAGCAAAAGTGAGGATTTAGCAACTAGTGCATGGTCAATCGCATCGTTGATAGTGGTAATGTTCAAGTTAGCCAGTTCCTCATTACTCAATTTCCTAATACGATCATGAGTATTTTGATAGCTAGGAAGCTGATTGGTAGGTGCTTCAGTGGCTGGGACCAACTCTATCTTGTTAAAGAAGTAAGGATAAGCCTCTTTCCCCTTAGTGGCAATGGCTTGGA is drawn from Streptococcus sp. 29892 and contains these coding sequences:
- a CDS encoding CCA tRNA nucleotidyltransferase, whose translation is MKLTNLPSEFQEALPILEKIKVAGYEAYFVGGSVRDAILGRPIHDVDIATSSYPQETKQIFPRTIDVGIEHGTVLVLEGGKEYEITTFRTEEEYVDYRRPSQVSFVRSLEEDLKRRDFTVNAFALDEEAQIVDLFDGMTDLDNRTLRAVGIPAERFNEDALRIMRGFRFAATLDFEIEPTTFTAMVETAPLLEKISVERSFIEFDKLLMADFWRKGLRALIDSKAYNFLPDLADKGEKLESMLTSLAEDFQFSTSEQAWAMLFVCLGIDNIKSFLKKWKTSNDFQRTVIKLVEIYQLRQAGPVTKQICFKYGKEFLYLVEELRQAQGLVTDFEGIDRIDQALTIHDKHEIVVNGGHLMKAFDLKPGPVLGNLLKEVEFQIVEGQLENEEKAIMAFVKGRLDNE
- a CDS encoding DUF1149 family protein — encoded protein: MEIIREKEFVNQYHFDARNHAWEKENGVPETKLNVDFQLLERNEEENKTSMITILRFIIVLNHFVISGAMSQAVHLQGRYVNEPTEFTEEEKRTLVEPLLDMLKRMTYDVTEIAFDAPGVNLEF
- the dapB gene encoding 4-hydroxy-tetrahydrodipicolinate reductase produces the protein MTIKVIIAGFKGKMGSTAVEMVKGDAELTLAALVDPFAIETEVDGVPVFKTKEEVAGLDAHVWVDFTTPKFAYENTRFALENGFAPVVGTTGFTPEEIEELTTLSAEKGLGGLIAPNFAIGAILLMQFAAQAAKYFPNLEIIELHHDKKKDAPSGTAVKTAELISQVRQSQVQGAADEEELIAGARGAAFDGFRIHSVRLPGLVAHQEVIFGAQGEGLTIRHDSYDRISFMGGVNLGIKEVVKRSQLVYGLEHLL
- a CDS encoding DegV family protein, which gives rise to MKLAVITDSSAVLGIEREDLFVLNIPVNIDGVNYIEGQNLTVEEFYQKMASSKDLPKTSQPSLMELDDILTSLKEKGYTHALGLFLSSGISGFYQNIQYLAEEYEGLTVTFPDTKITSAPLGMMVENVLKWADEGQSFEEIIGKLNQEIGKTTAFIMVDDLNHLVKGGRLSNGAALLGNLLSIKPILYFTDEGKIEVYEKVRTEKKAIKRLLEILQEQTKNGHYQIAIIHANAPEKAENFKQQLEEAGVGSDLPIVSFGSVIGTHLGEGAVAFGISPIIE